From the genome of Triticum aestivum cultivar Chinese Spring chromosome 1A, IWGSC CS RefSeq v2.1, whole genome shotgun sequence:
ATACAAAATAGCTGCCAATTTGCAGGTGGGTACAAGAACATGAATGAAGTAAAATGACCGAGGGCAAACGACATCAAAGACATGTTAATGGAAGAAGCATACTCTTTGTCTGTGGAGTTCCACTGACCACCCATGTATTAGCACCAATCGAAGCTTGCACTGCAAGGAAACCAAGAAACATATGTAAGGAAGTGGAAAACTAATCCTGTAGAACTGACTTTATTGTCAAGGGGtaccacctttaggattgagaaactGAATAACCACATCATCCTTAAAGATGTTGACCTCTTCGATACCAGGGATGGTGTTCACTCCTACTCTTTTCAGCGTACTCTGGAGCCTTTTGTCATCTGTAGTTGTGGTCTTGTGTACAGCCTTCTTCTTCCTACACCGACACAGGGACCATATTTAACATGACGATAGGGTTTCAAATTCACTAGCATCTCACTGGCACAGATATCATATGCATACAAAACATATTAATCAATCTTACATGACACAATAATAATAATAACGTGGGTAGCACTATTTCCACATACATACCAAAATGCATATGTTTAAGCAGAACAAACTTATATGCCAACATACAGCAAAATAGTTAAAATGCATCATATCATCTTGGATGCATCTATGAAAAGAAGAAGCACCTGCGCATGCTACCCTTCCCTCCGGTGCGCACGGCACCTGCCATCTTCTTGAGCTTTTCAACATTCATCTGCATGAGAGACAAATAAGATCACTACATGTTTCTTTCAGTTATGCAAGAGACAGGCTAACCTAACGAGTAACACCAAAGACAAGATGCATTCACAAACAACAACAGAGTAGAGGTCCGCGTAAGAA
Proteins encoded in this window:
- the LOC123046247 gene encoding basic transcription factor 3 is translated as MNVEKLKKMAGAVRTGGKGSMRRKKKAVHKTTTTDDKRLQSTLKRVGVNTIPGIEEVNIFKDDVVIQFLNPKVQASIGANTWVVSGTPQTKKLQDLLPSIINQLGPDNLDNLRRLAEQFQKQVPGGAAGIEAGASAGAAQADDDDDVPELVPGETFEEAAEEKKAES